A region of the Oceanihabitans sp. IOP_32 genome:
ATTGAAGTTGCCGAAACTATTTTCAAAAAGGCCAAGCAGGTCGCGGTTTTCGATACCGCGTTCCATCAATCTATCCCAGATTATGCCCATAAATATGCCATTCCTTGCGAGTTTTCAGAAAAATACAACATTCGAGTGTATGGCTTTCATGGTACGAGCCATAAATACGTTTCAGAAAAAGCGATTGCGTATTTAGGAAAAAGCCATTCAAAAATAATAACCATTCATTTAGGTAATGGTTGTAGTATTACGGCTATTAAAGACGGAAAAAGTATGGATCACTCCTTAGGTTTTTCGCCAGTTAGCGGCTTAATTATGGGCACGCGCTCTGGAGATATCGATCCTTCGATTATTTTTCATTTAGCCCAAAAATACGGTTATAAGTTAGATGACATTAGTAATTTACTACAAAAGAAAAGTGGGATGCTTGGATTAACAGGTTTTAGTGATTTACGAGATATTATTGCTGAAGCTAAAAAAGGCAATAAGGCTTGCCAATTGGCTTTAGAAATGAATATTTACCGTATCAAGAAATACATAGGCAGTTATGCGGCCATTTTAAATGGACTAGACGCTGTAGTTTTTACAGCAGGTATTGGTGAAAACGCACAACTTATTAGGCAAAAAGTTTGTGAAAACATGGATTTCTTTGGTATCGAATTAGATGAACAAAAGAACAAAACGAGATCCAAAGAAATACATGCCATACATAGCAAAGCATCAAAAGTAAATGTTTTAGTCATTCCTACCAACGAAGAGTTAGAAATAGCTAAACAGGCTGTTAATTTAGTGCATACTTCTGCCACGTAATACGCTTATATCCTCTGTAAAATTAGCTCGTAAAACTGCGAAAAAACACATGCCAGATTTAAGAACAGAAAAAAACACCATAAAAACCTTAAACGATTTAGGTCTTGGTAATAATAACCAAGCCATTTACGATAAGGCAATAATAACCTACATAGACGCACAAGCCTTTTAATTTATGCAAGTATTAGTTTTAAACTCAGGAAGTTCCTCAATAAAATTCAAACTCTTCAAAATGCCAGAAGAAACCAAGTTGTGTGCTGGTTTAATTGAGCGTATTGGCCATAGGGATGCCAAATTCACCTTCAGCACTCAAAAAGAGACGCTTCAGCTTACAAGGGACATCCCTAACCATAAAGTGGGATTAGAAATTTTAGCTAAAAAACTGTTACATAAAGACAGCGGTATTATTAACTCTACAGACGATATTAATATTGTTGGTCATCGTGTAGTTCATGGTGGAAAGCTGTTTAGAGATACTACCGAAATTACACAGGCCGTAAAAGATAAAATCAAATCATTATCAACTTTAGCCCCCTTACATAATCCTCCAAACTTGGAAGGTATAGAGGTTGCCGAAACCATATTCAAAAAAGCAAAACAAGTTGCTGTTTTCGATACGGCATTCCATCAATCTATCCCCGATTATGCTAATAAATATGCCATTCCTATCGATTTTTCAGAGAAACACAGTATTCGTGTTTATGGATTTCATGGTATTAGCCATGAATATGTTTCAGAAAAAGCAATACAGTATTTAGGTAAAAAACATTCCAAAATTATAAGTCTTCATTTAGGAAATGGCTGTAGTATCACCGCCCTTAAAGACGGAAAAAGCATGGATAACTCTCAGGGCTTTTCGCCTATTAATGGTTTAATTATGGGCACACGCTCTGGAGATGTCGATCCTTCCATTATTTTTCACTTAGCTGAAAAATACGATTATAGTATAGACGAAATTAGCACGTTATTACAAAAGAAAAGTGGGATGTTTGGTTTAACAGGCTATAACGACTTAAGAGACATTAAAGCAGAGGCGAAAAAAGGTAATAAAGCTTGCCAGCTTGCTTTAGAAATGAACATCTATCGCATAAAAAAATACATAGGTGCTTATGCTGCTGTTTTAAACGGATTGGATGCGATTGTCTTTACGGCGGGTATTGGTGAAAATTCGAGCTACATGAGACAACATATTTGTGAGGATATGGATTTTTTAGGCATCTCTTTAGATGAAGAAAAGAATAATTTTGATAGCAATACTGGTATAAAAGCCATACATTCTGATACCGCAAAAGTTAAACTACTAGTAATTCCAACCAATGAAGAACTAGAAATTGCAAAACAGGCCTGTGATTTACTCGCTAATAACTTAAATTAACAACAGGTCTAATACCAATTTAACTTTGTAATGTCGTGTTAATAAATTGAATTATTTTTTGATTAATTGAAATGAAAAATAAATAACATAGCAGCGTTACGGTAATTATTTTTGATAAAAAGTAAGCAAAAAAGAAGCTATTTATTACGACATTATATGGTTAAATGGGTATTACAGCTAAAATACAAGCTAAACCCCCATTTGTTGTATTTGTAAGACCTCTTAAAAAAACTTGAATAACAGCACATTGAAAAAAACATTAATAAAAGTATCAATAGCAATTATTTTAATTTTTGTCTTTTTTTACGCCTCAAAAAAAGTGAATTTTAATCCAAATTTTCAAGTAGGACAAAAAATTGACAGTTTAAATGGGGTTTTTGTGTACTTCAATGGCGGCGTTGGAAATGTAGAGGGTCGACAATTATCTCCAGACGGGTATAATATTGGTCTTAAATACCAATGTGTAGAGTTTGTAAAACGGTATTATTACGAGGCATTAAATCATAAAATGCCTGACAGTTATGGCCATGCCAAAGATTTTTTTGATAGCACTATTGCAGACGGACAGCTAAACAAAACACGTAATTTAATACAATTTACCAATGGGAGTAAATCGAAACCAAAAGTAAACGACTTACTGGTTTATGCTCCTACCCTATTAAATAAATATGGACATGTTTCAATCATCTCTAAAGTTACCGAAAAAGACATTGAAATCATTCAACAAAACCCAGGCCCTTTTGGAGATTCTAGAGAAACCTATAAATTAGAATTTGCTCATGGAACATGGCATATTATTAACGATGGGATTTTAGGCTGGTTAAGACAGCAGGAATAGCACATTATCCTAGCTATGTAAATATGTTATACCGTATTAACAATACGACATTTAAAATTAAATTGGTATGAATTAACCACAGTAAAATAAACTACTCAAAAATTAAACGGCCTTTATAAAGTTCTTCAACCTCAATAAGTCCTGGAGTATTTACTGCAATAACATCCCCCACACCATTAATCTTACCCTTTATTTGCTGTATGGGATTCACTATCATATCGTTAGAGCTTCGATTCCATAATTGAATGTTTTGAGCCTCCAAATAACGACCTTCAAAACGCGAGGTTCCAGATGCTAAAGTAATGTTTAAGTTATTGGTTTTGCCCGAAATAAAACAGTTTGACAGATTATTAAAAACCACTGTAAAGCTATTGTTGTCGATTTGCAATTTAAAGTTTGCATTGGTGAAACTGTTTGGCGCACTAAAATCTTCTGATAAAATAGTTAAATCGGGATACCGCAATACACCTTCAGATTTTATATCGTACTGAGTAGAACTCCGTATTTCTCTAATATTTGGTGCGGTTACATACACCTTTGTAATGCCGTAATCTCGCACATAGTTACAAGTATTATTATCGGTAAGAATGAGTTTTCCGCTTAAAACATTTGCCGTGACATCATTTAACAAGTTTTCGCCAGTTTCTATTACGACTTGTTGATCTGTGCCGTCTTTAATTATTAATTCAATATCGCGATTTACTAATATTTTATCAAAACTATCAACTGCTATTTCTTTTTGAATAATAGCGCCAGACTTTTGAAAACAATCGCCAAGATTTTCACCTTCACAGGATAAAATTAAAATAGTTGTAATAAGGTAAAATAGCTTTTTCATTTTATATTAAGTCAATTTGATAAACCATTTCCTCACTATATTGGTTTAAAACTAGTAGCAATTAGAGTACATGGTATTGCAAACATAAGCAGTAAAAGTTTTAAAACACTTGAAGAACAAAAATCATCACCCATTAGTTTTAGTTACCTATACGCGGCTTAAATCAATATCAATTATTTGTTTTAAACCAAATCGCGGAGTCTTTGTGCTGCTTGCTCTGCCGTAATATCGCGCTGTGGCGTTCCAAACATTTCGTAACCTACCATAAATTTCTTTACGGTAGCACTCCTTAATAACGGCGGATAAAAACTCATATGCCAATGCCAGTGCTCGTTGTTTTCGCCGTTTGTTGGTGCTTGATGAATACCACTAGAATACGGAAAAGAACAATCAAACAACGCATCGTAAACCTTTGTTAACACCGAAATAGCTTCGGCGAAAGCCAAACTTTCTTGCTTAGACAATTGCGTAATATCATTACAATGTTTTTTGGGAGCAATCATGGCTTCAAAAGGCCAAATAGCCCAAAATGGCACGAGTACCACAAAATCATCATTTTCAAAAATAAGGCGTTCTTTAATTTCTAATTCTTGTTGTAAATAATCACTTAATAAACTGCTTTTAGTCTTTAAGTAGTACGCCTTTTGTTGGGTATCTTTTTTTTCAACCTCGTTAGGGATTGTAGACTGACTCCAAATTTGACCATGCGGATGCGGATTGCTACAACCCATTACCGCCCCTTTATTTTCGAATATTTGAACGTGATTAATCCCAGCTTGAGCACCTAATAATTTGTATTCTTGTTGCCAAACCTCTACCACTTTATGAATGGCTTCCACTTCCATATCTGCCAAACTTTTAGAGTGGTCTGGACTAAAACAAATGACTTTACAAATGCCTGTTTCACTCTCAGCCTTTAGCAATCCCTTATCCAAAGAAAAGGTTTTCGAGTTGGATTGTAAGGCTGCAAAATCGTTTGTAAATACAAAAACATCTTGATATTCTGGATTAACCTCACCATTAATTCGAGTATTTCCGGCACATAAATAACAGTTGGGGTCGTGTTTGGGTCTTACCTCATGAGAAATCGCCTCGTTTTGACCTTGCCAAGGGCGTTTAGCGCGATGTGGCGACACCAAAACCCATTCGCCCGTTAATATATTATATCTTTTATGTGAGTAATCTTGTAAATTTGTATCCATTTCAAAAAATTGATGTTATTTTACTACATGAGTTCCGTTTGCCAATTGCACAAAATATACTGAGCAGTCTTTATTAAAATGATTTTTGTAAGCTTTAGAAGCAGCTTTAGCAAAAGCTTTCGCTTCGGTTTTAGCCACCAAATTAATAGTACAGCCACCAAAACCGCCGCCCATCATTCTGGCGCCTAGAACTTGTTTATTTTTCTTTGCTTGTTCAACTAGAAAATCCAATTCGTCACAACTCACTTTGTATTTATTTGATAAGCCTTCATGCGATTGGTAGATTAACGCTCCTAAAGTTTCGAGGTCGCCATCTTCAATGGCTTTAGCTGCTTTTAAGGTGCGTTCATTTTCTTGAATAACGTATAATGCTTTTTGGTAATTTTCTGGTGTGACCTTATTTTTTATGGTTTCTAGGTCAGCTTCAGTAGCATCTCTAAGCGCTTTGACGCCAAGTAATTCCGAAATGTTTTCGCAAGCGGCACGTCTATCATTATAAGCACTATCGCTTAAACTGTGTTTTACATTGGTGTTTATTAATAAGAGTTGGTGGTCTTTAAAATCTATTTTATAAGGTACAGAGGTCATGGTTCTGCAATCTAAATGTAAAGCGTGATTTGCCATGCCAAACATACTGGCGTATTGGTCCATAATACCACACTTTACACCTACATAATGATGCTCTGCTTTTTGAGAAATTAAAATCATATCCTGTTTAGATAGCCCTAAATTAAACAAGGTATTCAACCCAAAAACCACACTATTTTCAAGGGCTGCAGAAGAAGACATGCCCGCTCCAAATGGTATATTTCCTTTAAATATCATATTAAAATCGTCAATATCCAGGTTTCTTTTCTTGATTTCGGCGACTACACCTAAAACATAATTCTCCCAGCTCCCTTCTTTTAAAGGCCGTAATGCATCCAAGTCAAAACTAATAGCGCTATCCATATCTATGGCTATAGCGGTGCAATCTCCTGAGTCACTTTTTTGAATAGCCGCAGCTATACCCTTATCTACTGCAGCCGGAAACACAAAACCATCATTATAATCGGTATGTTCTCCTATCAGATTAATACGGCCAGGAGAAAAAACAAGTAAAGGGTTTTGATTAAATATTTCAATAAACTTGGTTTTTACTTCGTTAATTAGTGTGTCACTCATTTTTTATTGGTATTATATCATGTTTAAACGCCATACTATGGTGTAAGATGCGTTAGGTTGTAATGTTTTTAATCCGATTTGGTTATTAAAACTATCGGATACACCGGTTGTTGGCTCAATAGCAATTATATTATCTTTTGGAGGTGTGTAAACTTGTAAATAATTTTGGTCTTCTGAAGATTGCATAAGCAATCGATACTTGGGCGTGTTAAACCTTACGGTATTCCCTTTTAATTCCCAACAATCGTCAAGTTTTTTATCTTCAATATTAAACTTTTTTATGTCTCCAATCGTTTCCATTCCAGTGGCAATATTTCGTTCTCCTAAAACTAGTTTTTTAGTGCTTGAAAATTCTAAATTGCTATGGTGTAAATTATCACTTAAAAAATAAGGATGCCATCCTAAAGTAAAGGGAAAAGCACCTGTACTGGTATTGAGAACTGTGACTTTTAAACTCACCGTATCTAAAGTAAAAACATACTCTAACCGGATGTTGTAAGTAAACGGAAATCCTTTGGACAATTCGTTTTCTTTGTATTCCAATCTCAGTAAAACGTTATCTGTACGGGCTTTGTGCTCAATAATTTCAAAGGTTTTATTATACACTAGACCGTGCAAAGCATTGTTTTCGGCAGTATTATTCGTATCTAATGTATATTGCGTTTTATTAAAAACATAAACCCCATCTTTTACTCTATTTGCAAACGGAAACAGTATAGCAGAAGCATATGTATCGGCATAAACCAAAGGATTTAAATCCACCATAACAGTTGTATTATTAAGCGTTAATTCTTGTAAACTCGCACCTTGGTCTAAATAAATTTTGGCGTAAAATGATTGATTAGAATGTTTTAGCTCTAATGCGTTTGATTCTTTTTGATAGTGAATTTGGAACACCTTGGTTTATTAAAAGTGATTATTGACAAATTTTAAAGACGACTAAATTATTAATCCAGGCGATAAAGATATTCTTTTTACACCAATTAACAAGCGAACATTCATGCTGCACTGGTGTTTATATCAAATCATATTAAAAAAAAATCTATATTTGAGCCCTTAACAAGAACCAAACTAACCTTTTCGATATGACAGCAGGATTTGATACGTGGGATTATATAGTCTTTATTGCTTATGCCATTTTAATTTTAGGCGTAGGTTTGTGGGTATCTCGAGATAAAAAAGGACACCAAAAAAATGCTGAAGATTATTTTTTAGCTAGTAAATCGTTACCTTGGTGGGCTATTGGTGCGTCTCTAATTGCAGCCAATATTTCTGCCGAACAATTTATAGGCATGTCTGGGTCTGGCTTTGCTTTAGGTTTAGCCATTGCCTCTTACGAGTGGATGGCGGCTTTAACTTTAATTATAGTGGGTAAATATTTTTTACCCATCTTTATTGAAAAAGGATTATACACCATACCAGAGTTTGTTGAAAAACGATTTTCAACCAATTTAAAAACCATTCTTGCCGTGTTTTGGTTGGCACTATACGTTTTTGTTAATCTGGCTTCGGTTTTATATTTAGGTGGTTTGGCTATTGAAACCATTATGGGTATAGATATGATGTACGCTATTATAGGTTTAGCACTCTTTGCAGCGGCGTACTCGCTTTACGGCGGCTTATCGGCGGTAGCGTGGACAGATGTTATTCAAGTTGTGTTTTTAGTGCTTGGTGGTTTAGTAACAACATACCTGGCTTTAAACACCGTCTCTGGTGGCGAAGGCGTAATTGCTGGTTTCGCTCAAGTTTGGGAGGCTGCACCCGATAAATTCCATATGATTCTTGATGAAGCTAATGATAACTACGTAAACCTACCTGGTATTTGGGTATTGGTTGGTGGTTTATGGGTGGCCAATTTATATTACTGGGGTTTTAACCAATATATTATCCAGCGTACTCTAGCTGCAAAATCTTTAAAAGAAGCCCAAAAAGGCATATTGTTAGCAGCATTTTTAAAATTAATTATTCCTTTAGTTGTAGTAGTGCCGGGTATTGCGGCTTATGTTATGGTAAACGATCCAGAAATCATGGCCAATTTAGGGGCATCTGGGATGTTAAACGTACCCTCTGCAGAGCAAGCCGATAAAGCTTACCCTTGGTTGTTACAGTTTTTACCAACAGGACTTAAAGGTATTGCGTTTGCGGCACTGGCGGCCGCTATTGTATCGTCTCTGGCGTCGATGCTAAATTCAACATCTACCATTTTTACAATGGATATTTATAAACAATACTTCAATAAAAATGCAAACGACAAAAAAACAGTCAATGTTGGTAGAATTTCTGCAGCAGTTGCGCTAATAATAGCGGTTATTGTGGCACCTCTTTTAGGGGGCATCGATCAAGCTTTCCAGTTTATTCAAGAATATACAGGCATTGTAAGCCCAGGTATTTTAGCCGTATTTATGTTAGGCTTATTCTGGAGAAAAACCACAAATAATGCTGCCATTTGGGGCGCGCTTCTATCCATTCCAATAGCCCTAGCACTTAAGTTTTTACCCATATCAATTTTTGAGCCTTGGATGCATCAAATGGGTATTACAACGTTATTGACTATGTTTGTTATTGTTGTATTAAGTAACCTTCAAAATAAAGGTGCAGATGATGAAAAAGGCATTGTTTTCACAAAAGACTTGTTTAAAACATCGCCATTATTTAATATCGGTGCATTTGCCATTATGATTATTCTAACGGTTTTATATGCTTTATTTTGGTAAGATAAAGCAGTTGTCTAGTCCTAAACAACCAATTACAGATTATTTAGGACTAGTCAATATTACTTTTAGGAATAGGTATTAGGATGCTTTGCAAATTTCAACAGACTCAAAATATTCAGCATATCTGTTTGTTATTGTTATTTTTTACACTCTAATCTAAGTTTAATATTTTAGTTTGTGTCGATACGGAATAATTTAGGTAACAACTGCTAAATCCCACTTTGTTTTTAGCACATCTATACTATTAACAACAGATTTAAAAGATATTGGAGCTCCTTTAGTACATTTTACGTACGTTAGCAAAAGGAAACCATAAACTGTAACATCTTTTAATTGGTATGACAGAATATGAAATTTATGGCATCGCCATACTTGGCGCACTCATTGCGGGTGGCATTAACACCCTTGCAGGCAATGGAAGCGTGATTACCTTAACGATTCTTACCGAAGTATTGGGCTTACCCCCTAATATTGCGAATGGCACCAACCGAATTGGTGTTTTTACCCAATGTGCAGCAACCTCTTGGGTGTTTTATAAAAATGGAAAGCTTAAAATTGCCGATAATAAAAAATATATTATTCCCGTCTTTATTGGCGCCCTTGCTGGAGGTATTTTAGCTGTTACTGTAAGTAATGAGCAGTTTAGAGCAGTATTTAAGTTCATGATGGTATTTATGCTTATTGCCGCCTTAGTAAAACCAAAGCGCTGGCTACAAAAAACAGATTTAAACTTTAAACCCAAATGGTACTTTTATACCCCATTACTTTTTGCTTTGGGTTTTTATGGTGGCTTTATTCAAATGGGGATGGGTGTTTTCTTTCTTATTATTATGGTGCTAGGCATGCGCCACAATATTATTGAAAGCAATGCCCTTAAGAGTTTTGTGATTGGTGTATATACCCTATTACTTATTTTTGTTTTTCATTATCAAGGCCTGATGGATTGGAAAATTGGGGGCATTATGGCTGTTGGGCAAACTATAGGGGGTTACCTTACGGCGCGCTTTGCCAGCAAACATAAAAAAGCCGATGTAATTGCGTATTATTTACTCATTATTGTATTGGTTCTAGCGCTTATAAAATTGTTTTTTAGTTAGATGTATTTTAGAAATTATCCTTGAAATTTTACAGAATTTAGAAACATAAAAAGTTAATATTCAAGATAAAAAAACTAAAATTGAAGGAAGGTTATACCATTAGAGAACAATAGGAAGCATACTTTAAAAGAGCAACTACTAAAGGTTGAATAAATGCCTATAAGACAAGTAAGTTTTTACAAGTAAGTCTCATAATGATATAGACAGTTTAATTGTTTAAGTAAAAAAACAATTAAAGGAATACTTTTACATGACAATTTAATTATATCCCTATTGGAAAGCCTAACTCATTTACAAATCCTGACTAGCACAAGCTTATATTATTTAAAATCATTGCGTTATATGAATGTGATTTTTTATCAATTCTTAATTTTTAGATCTTATTTTAATTAATTATCCTTTAGTCGAGTTACTGAATTTTTTTTGGGATATATGTGGAGTTGTAGATAACTCAATATTGATCAAAAAACGAAAATAACAGAATATGTTCGGTATTAAAATGTGAATTTGAGCATAAAAAACAGACCAAAATCTGACGACTCAAAGCTTGGATGCTTTTGGCGATGTGGTTTCTCAGACGTTACAATCCTTCTTGTATTATACAACGATCAAGAGCTTAATAATTAAATACAATATTTAAAAAAGTTTCATACACTTAAAACGAAAGAAATTTAGCATATTTAGAGCATTTAATCCTAAAAATGTTATATTTGGTCGAACAAACTATTCTTTTTATTTTGTATTTCGCATACATTAAAGAATATTTTATCACTATAATATGGTTAAAAAAACTACTCTAATTTTTATTGTGTGGTTACATATACTCCCACTTACTGCAACTCCAATCTTAAACAAAAAGTATTGTGGGAATAAGACAGAACTAGTCTCTTATAATGATTTAATATCAAATAAATTAGAAGAAAATGAGTTACCTCTTTATTTCAATGAAACCATAACCATTAACCAAAAACTTCTTAAAGCCCCTAAAGTTTCCAATTTTAACCTCCCAAAAGAAAACATTGCAAAACCCTCCACTGATTCAGATTCATTAAACCAAGACAGACAGGAAGCCTCGGGATCTTTCCAAGTCATTGAAGACAACAAGTCGTGGGTCGATAGCTTCTCGAATGAAGACATCCAAGAATTACCAGTAGGTGTAAAACATATTCGAGAGAATATAGAATATGCCATTGGAATCACCCAAGCAACTATAAATAAAGATTATACAGAACTAACTGTTTTTGCAAGGGTAAAACTACCGCAAACCAATAGTAATGGTAACCCTATAGAGCTTTTTTTTGGAGCCAATAATGTAAAACTTTCGCATCAAGGCGGCATTGTAGGCGACGCGAATTTAGTATTGTTAGGCGACCTCAACATACCTTTTAATGCCGGTAAATGGATGCTTACACTAAAAGGTGGGTTTGATTATAAAACGGGAAACGTTCAAAACCTAACCTATGTTACCATTAACTGTGATGGTGTTAAAGAATTAGGGATACAAGGTGTTGTTGAATTTTCAAGAGATTTAATCTTACCTTTAACAGAAGATGGAAAAGTAGATTTACGAGAAAAAATACTAACCCCAATTACAACAGAAAACGGTACACAGACCATTGAAGTGTTTAATAGAGTAAGAGGTGCTTTTAATGTTGTAGCTTCAGACTGGAACGATCTTTTAATAGGTATAGATTTGCAACCTTTTGTATTAACCCAGAAGCGAAACAACAAAGATTATAACGGTAATTTTCAATTTCACGTCAATCAGGCTGTATTGGATTTTAGCGATATTCGTAATGATCCGATGATATCAAATGCTTTTCCAAACTATTATCACGAAAACGGATTACTACTCCCTAACGAAAGAACTTGGAGAGGGGTTTATGTTAATACAGTTCAAGTAAAGCTGCCTACAGAATTTAAAACTAACAACACAATAAATAGAGGTAAAGATGAGCGTGTCACTTTTGGAGCGCATCACTTAATAATTGACAACTACGGTGTGTCGGGTACTTTTTATGCCGATAATGTTTTCACTTTAGATGAAGGCAGAACCAATGATAGTAAAGCGTGGGCATATTCATTAGACCATATTGAAATCTCTCTAGCTGCGAATAACTTTATTGGAGCTGACCTTGAAGGCCGTATATTATTACCTATATCCCAGGCAGAAAATCCTAATAAAACTTCTAACGAGTTAGGTATGGCTTATAAAGGGCTCATTACTGAAGAAGAATACCTATTGAATGTAAAAAACGACTCCATTGTCGATTTCAACCTATGGAATGCCAAAGGCCAATTGCTCCCAAATAGTGCTATAGAACTAGCCGTAAGAGATGGAAGGTTTAGACCCAAAGCCACTTTGCATGGCAATTTAAAAATTAGAGCAAATCAAAAAAAAGAACAAGAAAATAATAACATCAATAAAGAAAATCTCGTTGAATTTGATGGTATTACATTCCAAAATTTAAGATTACAAACCGAAACCCCTCTTTTTGCAGTAGATTATATGGGTTATACTGGTGAAGTAAAATTAGCTAATTTCCCGGTCTCCATATCCGATATTGGAATAAGTGCAAATGAATTTAATGCCAACCTATATTTCGATTTAGCAATTAACCTTATGGGGAAAGATAATGGATTTGCCGCAAAAACAAGCTTGACTATTTTAGGTAAATTTAAAGAGGAAAATTATTTGCAAAAATGGGGATTTGAAGGTGTTGATTTAGATGCTATTGCAGTAGATGCTGATTTAGGTGGCTTTGCTATTTGGGGAAATCTGGAATTAATGAATGACGACCCTGTGTATGGAAATGGTTTTGGTGCTACTCTCGGTGCTCGATTTGACGTCTTACAAACAGAAATAGAAGTGAATGCCATTTTTGGGAAAACCGATTTTAGATATTGGATGGTTGACGCTATGGTAGATTTACCTCCAGCAGTAGGTACAGGTATAATTAATCTATCTGGGTTTGCCGGAGGTGCATCTTACAATATGCGAAGGCAAGATTTTGGTGCTGCCATAAATGGAGACGCATTTACTTACACACCAGATAAAAATTATGGATTAGGCTTAAAAGCAATGGTTTTGCTCAGTTTAGGAGATGGTGCCGTTTTAGAAGGTGGAGTTGGTTTTGAGATCCTGTTTAATGATAGTGGAGGCATTAGCCAATTAGGACTTTATGGACAAGCTTCTATGATGGGGGTTAAAATCAGTGGATTAGATAACATTACCTCAGCATTAAACAAATTTAATGAAAGCGCCACTGCAAAAGCAAAATTCTTAGGTTATAACGAGGACGCCGTTAACAACTCCTTTGTTGGCAGAAATCTATTAGACAAAGCTGAAAACGAAATGATTAAAGTCCCACACGGAGACTTAACAATAAGCACAAAGTTAGGCGTTGTATTTGATTTTGACAATGAAGTTTTACACGGCGAATTAGAAACTTTTGTAAATACTCCCGGCGGCTTTGTTCGTGGCAACGGAGTAAATGGACGGTCGGGATTGTCTGTAATACACCTATCAAAAAAAGAATGGTACCTATACCTAGGGACACCAAATAATCCCCAAGGTTTTAAAATAGGTGTAGGGCCTTTAAATTATAGATCTGAAGGGTATTTTATGGTCGGTTCTATAATACCAGGTTCACCGCCGCCGCCGCCAGAAGTTAGTAGTATTTTAAACTTACCAGAATCTCACTTAGATTATATGCGTGACGAAAATGCTCTAAAAAGTGGAAGAGGCTTTGCCTTTGGATAAAATTTCTCTGTAAGTACGGGCGATTTAAGATTTCTTATTTTTTATGCTAATTTTAGTGCAGGTGCTGGTTTCGATATCATGCTTCGCGACTATGGAGAAGCTAAATGCTCTAACACTGGAGA
Encoded here:
- a CDS encoding acetate/propionate family kinase — protein: MQVLVLNSGSSSIKFKLFKMPEETKLCAGLIERIGHRDAKFTFSTQKETLQLTRDIPNHKVGLEILAKKLLHKDSGIINSTDDINIVGHRVVHGGKLFRDTTEITQAVKDKIKSLSTLAPLHNPPNLEGIEVAETIFKKAKQVAVFDTAFHQSIPDYANKYAIPIDFSEKHSIRVYGFHGISHEYVSEKAIQYLGKKHSKIISLHLGNGCSITALKDGKSMDNSQGFSPINGLIMGTRSGDVDPSIIFHLAEKYDYSIDEISTLLQKKSGMFGLTGYNDLRDIKAEAKKGNKACQLALEMNIYRIKKYIGAYAAVLNGLDAIVFTAGIGENSSYMRQHICEDMDFLGISLDEEKNNFDSNTGIKAIHSDTAKVKLLVIPTNEELEIAKQACDLLANNLN
- a CDS encoding UDP-glucose--hexose-1-phosphate uridylyltransferase; protein product: MDTNLQDYSHKRYNILTGEWVLVSPHRAKRPWQGQNEAISHEVRPKHDPNCYLCAGNTRINGEVNPEYQDVFVFTNDFAALQSNSKTFSLDKGLLKAESETGICKVICFSPDHSKSLADMEVEAIHKVVEVWQQEYKLLGAQAGINHVQIFENKGAVMGCSNPHPHGQIWSQSTIPNEVEKKDTQQKAYYLKTKSSLLSDYLQQELEIKERLIFENDDFVVLVPFWAIWPFEAMIAPKKHCNDITQLSKQESLAFAEAISVLTKVYDALFDCSFPYSSGIHQAPTNGENNEHWHWHMSFYPPLLRSATVKKFMVGYEMFGTPQRDITAEQAAQRLRDLV
- a CDS encoding CHAP domain-containing protein gives rise to the protein MNFNPNFQVGQKIDSLNGVFVYFNGGVGNVEGRQLSPDGYNIGLKYQCVEFVKRYYYEALNHKMPDSYGHAKDFFDSTIADGQLNKTRNLIQFTNGSKSKPKVNDLLVYAPTLLNKYGHVSIISKVTEKDIEIIQQNPGPFGDSRETYKLEFAHGTWHIINDGILGWLRQQE
- a CDS encoding acetate/propionate family kinase gives rise to the protein MQVLVLNSGSSSLKFKLFKMPEETTLCSGLIERIGSTDAKFIFSTQQDTIEVTRDIPNHRVGLEILAKKLLHKDSGIISSTDDINIVGHRVVHGGKLFRNTTEITQAVKENIKALSTLAPLHNPPNLEGIEVAETIFKKAKQVAVFDTAFHQSIPDYAHKYAIPCEFSEKYNIRVYGFHGTSHKYVSEKAIAYLGKSHSKIITIHLGNGCSITAIKDGKSMDHSLGFSPVSGLIMGTRSGDIDPSIIFHLAQKYGYKLDDISNLLQKKSGMLGLTGFSDLRDIIAEAKKGNKACQLALEMNIYRIKKYIGSYAAILNGLDAVVFTAGIGENAQLIRQKVCENMDFFGIELDEQKNKTRSKEIHAIHSKASKVNVLVIPTNEELEIAKQAVNLVHTSAT
- a CDS encoding head GIN domain-containing protein is translated as MKKLFYLITTILILSCEGENLGDCFQKSGAIIQKEIAVDSFDKILVNRDIELIIKDGTDQQVVIETGENLLNDVTANVLSGKLILTDNNTCNYVRDYGITKVYVTAPNIREIRSSTQYDIKSEGVLRYPDLTILSEDFSAPNSFTNANFKLQIDNNSFTVVFNNLSNCFISGKTNNLNITLASGTSRFEGRYLEAQNIQLWNRSSNDMIVNPIQQIKGKINGVGDVIAVNTPGLIEVEELYKGRLIFE